In the genome of Aphanothece sacrum FPU1, the window AGTATTTGACGGTTTTTCCATCGGTTCTAACGATTTAACTCAACTTACTTTAGGGTTAGATCGTGATTCTGCGTTAGTATCCCAATTGTTTGATGAAAGGAATGAAGCAGTCAAACGAATGGTTAAATTAGCAATACAAACTGCCAAAGAAAAAGGGCGTAAAATTGGAATTTGTGGTCAGGGGCCAAGTGACTATCCTGAGTTTGCTCAATTCTTAGTAGAATTAGGCATTGATTCTATGAGTTTAAACCCTGATTCTGTGTTGAAAACTTTGTTAATGGTAGCGGAGGTTGAGAAGGGTTAAGAAGGGTTAAGTTAATTTTATCGGGTGGACTGTAACTGTCCACCTTTTTGCTATAATGGAATGATTACTTAATTTATATAAGGTAAAAAGTTGGCATTATGAAACAATTGAGGTTTAGAAAATTAGCCTACTTATTCAGTACAAAACTTTCGATAAAAGCTATTTTCATAACTTTTTGATAAGAGCTTATCGATGGATCTTAATACTCGAAAAGAAATGTTTAGTTATGCTTACATAGAAGCAGTTTCTTCAGTTGCGGGTTATTCCGTTGAACTTAAACCTAGAGCAATGGATAATGCTGGAATTGATGTAACTATTGAAGTTCCTGGAGAAGCGGGAGGAGTCCTTTTCCCTCGAATTGATGCACAAGTTAAGTGTACTGCTGCTGAAAATATTAGGAAAGAAAATTGTATCAAATTTCCTCTTCCCGTCAAAAACTATAAAACATTAATCTATCCAAATCCTTATGTTCCTCTAATTTTAGTCGTGGTTTTAGTTCCTAGTGATATAAATGATTGGTTAAAAATCACTGAAGAAGATATTTTAATGAAAAAGTGCGGTTATTGGCTTTCTTTAAGAGGACAATCTCCTACAAATAATACAGAAAACATAACAGTTGAATTACCTCGTCAAAACTTATTTACCCCAGTTAGTCTCCGAAACATTATGGAGAAAGCAGGAAGGAGGGAAAATTTATGATACTTTCTACTAACCTATTTATTGATAATATCAATTCAATAGATCCAAGTTATGTATACACATACTTGGAAAATAATGGTTGGAAAGAAGAATCAAAACTAGATGATATAGCAGTTATATTAACTACTAATAAAAACAATAAAAAGTATTCATTACTATTGCCATTAGATCAAGAAATACCTGATTTTTATTCTCGAATGTATGATGTTTTGAGAACTTTAGAAGTCGTAGATAATAAATCTAAAGAGGAAATTATAAAGGACTTTAAAAGTCCTCATCAAGTTGCTTTAGAGCAACAAACAGAAATAATTAGTTTAAGATTTCAATTTATATATGATGAGTATAAAAAACAATTTTCAGCAAAAAAAATGGGTCTTGTTCTTGTTTCTCTACAAAATTTATTCGACGCTTTTGGTGAATTAGAAAGTGGTCAGGAAAGTGAAAGTATAAGAGGCAGAATTTCTCCAAAAGTTTTAGACAAAACAGAAATTTCAGTTTTTGAAACTTTTAAAGGTTCTTTTGGGGTAAAATTAGCTTTTGCAAAACTTACTCAGCAATTAGATCTTTTTGAAGAAAGGCCTCTTGCAGAAAGAGTATCTCACAATTTTCTAGAATTAATAAATCTTAGCAATAGCTCAGATAAAGAAAATTTGAAACAAATGTTATTACATTTAAAAAAAAGAATTGCATCCAGATATCGTAAATTTTTAGCTGAATTAATTCGTGATCAATCTAATTTTTATATTGATTGGGGTTCAGTTAATCCTGAAGCTGGTGGTCATGCGTATTTAACTTATGAAAATACAGTTAATACTATTGATTTTATTAATAAAATGGAAACTGAAAATCCTGAAGAAATTACAGTTCGGGGAAAACTATTATTAGCTAGTAAAAGTAAGCGTAATTATCTTGAAATATTAAGTCTAGAGGATAAACAAATATATACAGGTGATATTTTAGACCAGGTATTAAAAAATACCAATATTGAGCTAACTATAGATCGTTTATATATAGTTACTTTTGAAGAAATAACATTGATTAATCCAGCTACAGGGGAAGAAAAAATCGAGAGAAAAGTTATTAATATTAAATATATGAATTAAACAACTACTTCATCAGATACTTTAAATGTTCCTTGAGACTATAAATTGGCTACAAAGATTACAAATTTATGTTTTCTTTAGATTGATTTAAGTTTAAAGTTTCTTTAAGTTAATTGCCTTCTCCGTGAAACCCGCTATCATACATAACATAAAACGCTATTTATCAGGTCTGCCATGAATCCATTTATATCAAATCAACTTCGTTTGATTATTGCACTCGCTAGTGCTGGTTGTTTATTGACTGTCGGGATGATTATTCCTGCTCAAGCTAAATCTTCTAAACAGTATCAAAATATTAATCAAAAGCAGTTTAATGAGTGCATAAAACCCCCCAGTTCTAACGGTTCAGAACAAGGATGGGCCCAATACTACGGCGAAAATGACGGCACAATAGAACTTAAAGTAAGAAATCAACCCATGATTCAAAATGGGACAGTTGCAGCGACACTCTCCTATCAATTTGAACCATCTAAGAAAATATTAACCTTAAATATTGAGAAAAAAACCAAATTTGCTTTTGGTCTAATTGAAGCATCAGACCAGCAAATTTGGGAAGGATTTGACGGATTAGTTGAAATTTGCCGCAACGCTAATTAAAACGATTTAGCCAATTTAACATTAATTCATTAACTTGATTTGGTTTTTCATCATGAGGACAATGGCCTGCCTGGGGAATGGGATAAAATTCCGTATTTTGTCCCATTTGCGCCCGTTCTTGATAAATTTTGGCTCCTGTAATTGGTGTCCAAGGATCTTCAGTTCCCCATAATACTAATAAGGGGTGTTCTATTTGGGGTAATAATTCTATGGGATGGGGGCCAGGAGGTGCAGTTAATACAGAAGCAAAGACTTTTTGGGCCCCCTCATCACAAGATGGTTGATACAAAATCTCGACTAATTCATCCGTGACAGCATTGCGATCGCAATAAACTTGATAAAGGGTGCGACGAATGCGCTTTTTTTGACGAATGCTGTTAAAAATGTACTTACCTGTTATGGGAGAATTAACCAGCTTAGCAAAGACTCCCATTATCAATCTTAGGAGAAAATTCAACTCATCAGGACGATGATTTAACCCACCCGCACAATTAATTAACACTCCTCCTTGAGTAATATGAGGGGAGGAAGTCATAATCATTAAAGTAAGTAAACCCCCGATGGAATTACCCACAAATACGGTAGGTTCTTGAATATGTTCTGCCCAAAAATCTTGAATCAGATCGCGCCAGAGTTCCACCGTATAATTTAACTCAGGTTTATCAGAGCCGCCAAATCCTAGTAAATCTAGGGCATAAACCCGATAACCTTCCTGAGCTAAAATGGGGATATTGTGTCTCCAGTGACCAATAGATGCACCAAACCCGTGAATTAAGAGGATAGGTTTACCCTGTCCCTTGACCGTATACTTAATGCGGTGTCCTTGCCAATTCCAGGTAAATGTTTCTAGAGAATGAGGATCAAGTAGTTGAGAGATCATAAGGAGGTGAAATTAAATGGGTTTTTAAAAGAGGTTTTTACTTACCATACCTTATTTATAACCATCCGTAATAACAGCCATAGACATAACGAGAATCTATCATTATCTACAATAAAGATATCCTACTAAAATAAGGATTAGAATCAAAGTGAAAACAACAATAACACTTAAAGAGTTGGAAAGACAAATCCTTGCCCTAAATCTGACAGAAAAAGCTGAAATTATCCAAATTTTGACCCAAAATTTAACGAATGGTTCTCAAGGAATTAAAAAAACGCAGGGTGTTTGTGATGGTGATGCTTGTGTGGGTAACACTCGCATTCCCATTTGGTCTCTAGTCAACAATCGCTGTCTCGGCATGAGTGATGCTAGTATTCTAGAAGCCTTTCCAGATCTTACTGCGGCTGATTTGGTCAATGCTTGGGCTTATGCTGATGGCCATCCTGACGAAATTTCAACTGCTATCAGAGAAAATGAAGAAATCATGCTAGAAAATGGAGAAGATTGAAAATTGGCACGCCTCTACGCCGATGAGAATTTTCCCTTGCCAGTTGTTGCGTTTCTCCGTAGTTTCGGTCATGATGTGTTGACAGCTAAGGAAGCCGGAAAAGCTAACCAGAGAATTCCTGATGAGGATGTGTTAGCCTTCGCTGTTCGTACTGAGAGAGGTATTTTAACGAGAAATCGCCGTCATTTTATCCGATTACATCAATTAAACCCAGATCATACTGGTATTGTCGTCTGCACTGAAGATCCAGACTTTGAGAAAGCCGCTATAGAGATTAACAAAGCGATTTTGGTTCAGAAAACAATCAAAGGTAAGTTAATTCGAGTTCTGCGTTCTAATTCTTGAAAATTTACTAAAGAGGTTAAATGGTTTACTTAATAGCGAAAATTATAAATCATCAATTCTCAGCCTAAAATGTTTCCTAACCTAACTTATCTTTAATTCTTTTTAACTTGTTCCATACGATCCTAATTCACCTCGCGCGTTGATTCTCTATGCACCAATAACGACCCAAAATCGTAACAGTTCTTATGAAGTTATGTTGCCAAAATTGTCCTTTTTAAAACGGAAATCTATAGTTAATTTACAAGGTTTAGGTTCTATTCCTACAGTACGGTTAGAACGCAATTTAGGTCAATTACCGAATAAGATACTACTTTAAATCAAGGAAGCTTTGATTTTTACCTTAGACTTATTTTAGACCTGTTAAGAATAAGTACAATTTTAAAATGAAAACATAGAAACATAAATTATCCTGGAATTCTAAAAAATTTTAGATTATTTTTAAGTGTCCAAAATTAATAGGCTACTCTAATCTTAATTAATCTTATCAAACTTAATCTATGAACGATTCTCAATCCTTTACCCCTCAATCTTCCCCTGTCACAGATCCGAATCATCCCTTCTTTCTGGCTCAAGATCTCGAATCCTGGCAACATCTTCCCTACTATGAACCTAATTTAAAAATAGACTCTTGGCCAGGCCGACATAAAATTGGTAAAGCCCTCCGTTTAAAGACTCCCAGAGAAGTCCATAATCGCTGGGAAGCCCCCTCAAACCGTCCTGACCCCGTAGAATTCATTAAAGCCACTCACGAGGGCAGACAAGCCAATTTAGTGCCAATTCGCATGGGGCGCATGAGTGCCTCACCCTTCAGTTTTTTTCGCGGAACAGCAGGGGTCATGGCTTGGGACTTAGCTCATACCCCAGTATCAGGCATTCAGGTACTCATAGATGGAGATGCTCACCTGAACAATTTTGGTCTATCTGGAACCCCTCAACGCACCGTTGTCTTTGATCTTGATGACTTTGATGAAGTTACCTATGGTTGTTGGGAATGGGATCTCAAACGGTTAGCAGCGAGTATCAATGTAGCCGCACGAGAATCTGGACTCAAGAAAAACGATCGCTGTGAAGCTGTTATGGCCTCTGTGGCCGGATATCAAGAAAATGCGGAACACCTAGAAAGCTTGCGAATTCTTCAAGTTTGGTATTTACACCATTATCCAGGAGAAGAAAGTACGGTATTTAAACCCGATGCTAAAATTAAGGAAATTCTGGAAAAAGCAGTCAAAAAAGCCCTCGATAACACTAACGTTAGTTTGCTAGAAGACTTAGCCTGTCGTTCTGTGGAAGGGAAATGGCAATTTATCGAAAATCCGCCTCTTTTAATCCGTACTGATGAAGTCACCAGTCAAAAAATTATTGGTTCTCTGATTAGCTATGCGGAAACCCTTGCACCAGAACGTCGTTATATGTTCCAACGCTATCGGGTTGTGGATGTTGCTCATCGGGTCGTTGGTATTAGTAGTGTGGGGTTAAGAACGTATCTGGTGATGTTGTTGGGCAATGATGATAGTGATCCCCTGTTTCTGCAAGTTAAAGAGGGTATTTCTCCTGTATTTGCCCCTTATGGGCCTTCTTTACCCCCTACAGTTACTCATCAAGGGCAGCGAGTTGTCTTTGGACAACGGGTATTACAAGCAGCAACAGATGTTTTACTGGGTTGGACTTCTATTGATGGTCGTCCTTTTTATGTGCGTCAGCTAAAGAATTTAAAAGGGTCTATTCCCCTTAATTCCCTGAAAGGTTCCGCTTTTATGACCTATGCTCGTGCTTGTGGCACTTTATTAGCTCGCGCTCATGCTCGTTCTGGAGATATTGCCAAAATTGCCGGATATTGTGGGACATCTCCCATTTTACCCTCCGCGATCGCTAACTTTGCTGAAGCGTATGGAGAACAAACAGAAAAAGACTGGGACTCTTTAGTTAAAGCGATCAAGGAAGGTCATATTCCCGCAGAATTTGGCATTTAAACCAGCTTAAATTCTTGCAAAGCAGGATAAAAATTCCGGTTTTCATGGCTAGAACGACTCAATTTGATCAAGGCAAACCGTTGAGAAGGCGTTAAATTAGCCCATTGAGAGGGTTCAATAATCAGATTAAATTCAGTCGCTTTTGCTTGGACTTCTGAGGGGATAGTTCCCCCATCTAACCAAGAAGGATTAGACTCTAAAGGAAGTTCGGTGGCTGGACTTCCTGTCTTTTGTGTGACCAAAGTTTGCAGAAATTCCCGATAAATTTGACTTTCTTCAGTAGTAGCACAAGCCATAGATATTAGCACTTGACGTTCTTCAGCAGTAAACTGATGCCAATGAGACAGTTTAAGTTTTACTCCACAGGTATCTAATTTCAGACGTACCTGCATAGGAATACAGCGTAAAGACTCCACAAAATCAGCTTCAAATTCAAAAAAATGACTCATAATTACTCCTAAACGTAGGTTGGGTTGAGGAACGAAACCCAACATTTAATTTTATGAACAAAACCCCACATTTAATTTTATGAACGAAACCCCATATTTAATTTTATATATAGCTAAAATTCTGTGACGGGCAAGATGCCCGTTCCACCATTACATCAAATAGTAAGCAATATTTTATCTTAAGAACTGACTCGGTGCGATCGCTTCTTCTTTGGGGGATAATCCTTGATTTTTTAACTGAATTAATTCAACTTTATAACCATTAGGATCTTCCACAAAAGCAATCACAGTTGAGCCATGTTTCATCGGGCCAGGTTCTCTACTTATTTTACCACCAAGGTTACGAATTTTTTCACAAGTTCCATAAATATCATCAACCCCAAGAGCAATGTGTCCATAGGCATTGCCTAATTCATAGGAATTAACCCCCCAATTATAGGTTAATTCAATGACTGTAGTTTCTGACTCATCCCCATACCCAACAAAAGCGAGAGTAAATTCTCCTCCTGGATACTCTTTTTGACGCAACAAGTTCATTCCCAAGATATCACAATAGAATTTGAGAGATTCTTCGAGATTATTAACTCTTAACATAGTATGTAACATTCGCATAACCGATCACGACTCCTTAATTATTGTTTCCTAGTTTCTATTTTATTGTGACATCTTTTTGATGGCAACATTTAGTTAAATGCGATTTAACCAGACTTTTAGTTGAGGAAGGGGCAAACCCTGGAGATCAAATTCTACTTTTAAACGACGACGAAACTCTCGTGAAACATCCCATTGTTTAAGAGGTTTAGTTTTAATCCAAACCCGAATAATTAATCCTCTTTCTTCAAAATTTTCTACCCCTAAAATTTCAGGATTTTCTAAAATATTTTGTTGCAAAATTTTATCTTGTCGCATTTTATCAGCTACATCTTTAATAATTTTTAAAGCCAGATCTACATCTGTTTCATAAGCAATAGGAATACTTAAATCTGCTCTTGACCAATTACTAGAAAGATTAGCCACAATTTTAACTTCACTATTAGGAATAGTAATTAATCTACCTTGGGAATCTCGTAATTGAGTAATTCTTAAATTGATATTTTCTACCAGTCCAGAAAAATTGCCTACCTCAATCATATCCCCAACTGCATATTGATCCTCAATAATAATAAAAAAGCCATTAATTCCATCTCGAATTAAGTTTTGAGAAGCTAAAGAAACCCCTACCCCTAAAATGCCTAAACCCGTTAATAAAGGAGCCGTATTAACTCCAATGACTGATAGTCCAACTAAAGTACCAACCCCTACCCAAATAACCGTAATAATACTCCGAGAAACAAGAGAAAGTGTGGTTAATCGTAATTGAAGTCTTTGATTAATATCAAGATTTAGTAAATCTTGGCTAAATATAATGGCACTTAATTTAGCAATTAAGGCATAACTTAAACGAATTAATAAATAAGTTCCTGCACCAACAATTGCTAATTTAGCAGGAATTCGTAAAATATTAAATAACCAAATTCGTATAATTCTTGTTTGAGGAAATAGTCCTACAATTAAAACAATTCCTCCTAACCATATAGCTGTTTGCACTAACTGTAATACTCGATATTTAACTTCTTTAATATTCCATTGTTGTCGTTCAATTAGCACCGTTGAAATTGGTTGATTATTTCTTAAATCTCTTGTCTTATTCTGTGAATGTTTAAAGCGATTTATCTGATAACCTAAAACAAAATTTATAATAACTATTCCCCCTAAAATTCCTAAAGAGATTAATCCTTTTGATAGCAAAAATATGAATTCTCGTTCTTGTTTCGCTCGTTGCAGTCCCCGTTCTAATTGTTCAATAATAAAACTAGCTTTGGTACTAGGATCAATTCCCTCATTGTTAACATCTAAACTGGTAACAGTCATGAGGCGAATTTTTTGCTCATTAATAGTTATATAAATAT includes:
- a CDS encoding DUF2252 domain-containing protein, which encodes MNDSQSFTPQSSPVTDPNHPFFLAQDLESWQHLPYYEPNLKIDSWPGRHKIGKALRLKTPREVHNRWEAPSNRPDPVEFIKATHEGRQANLVPIRMGRMSASPFSFFRGTAGVMAWDLAHTPVSGIQVLIDGDAHLNNFGLSGTPQRTVVFDLDDFDEVTYGCWEWDLKRLAASINVAARESGLKKNDRCEAVMASVAGYQENAEHLESLRILQVWYLHHYPGEESTVFKPDAKIKEILEKAVKKALDNTNVSLLEDLACRSVEGKWQFIENPPLLIRTDEVTSQKIIGSLISYAETLAPERRYMFQRYRVVDVAHRVVGISSVGLRTYLVMLLGNDDSDPLFLQVKEGISPVFAPYGPSLPPTVTHQGQRVVFGQRVLQAATDVLLGWTSIDGRPFYVRQLKNLKGSIPLNSLKGSAFMTYARACGTLLARAHARSGDIAKIAGYCGTSPILPSAIANFAEAYGEQTEKDWDSLVKAIKEGHIPAEFGI
- a CDS encoding DUF4365 domain-containing protein, which codes for MDLNTRKEMFSYAYIEAVSSVAGYSVELKPRAMDNAGIDVTIEVPGEAGGVLFPRIDAQVKCTAAENIRKENCIKFPLPVKNYKTLIYPNPYVPLILVVVLVPSDINDWLKITEEDILMKKCGYWLSLRGQSPTNNTENITVELPRQNLFTPVSLRNIMEKAGRRENL
- a CDS encoding nitrate reductase associated protein; this translates as MSHFFEFEADFVESLRCIPMQVRLKLDTCGVKLKLSHWHQFTAEERQVLISMACATTEESQIYREFLQTLVTQKTGSPATELPLESNPSWLDGGTIPSEVQAKATEFNLIIEPSQWANLTPSQRFALIKLSRSSHENRNFYPALQEFKLV
- the gloA gene encoding lactoylglutathione lyase: MRMLHTMLRVNNLEESLKFYCDILGMNLLRQKEYPGGEFTLAFVGYGDESETTVIELTYNWGVNSYELGNAYGHIALGVDDIYGTCEKIRNLGGKISREPGPMKHGSTVIAFVEDPNGYKVELIQLKNQGLSPKEEAIAPSQFLR
- a CDS encoding alpha/beta fold hydrolase, whose product is MISQLLDPHSLETFTWNWQGHRIKYTVKGQGKPILLIHGFGASIGHWRHNIPILAQEGYRVYALDLLGFGGSDKPELNYTVELWRDLIQDFWAEHIQEPTVFVGNSIGGLLTLMIMTSSPHITQGGVLINCAGGLNHRPDELNFLLRLIMGVFAKLVNSPITGKYIFNSIRQKKRIRRTLYQVYCDRNAVTDELVEILYQPSCDEGAQKVFASVLTAPPGPHPIELLPQIEHPLLVLWGTEDPWTPITGAKIYQERAQMGQNTEFYPIPQAGHCPHDEKPNQVNELMLNWLNRFN
- a CDS encoding DUF5615 family PIN-like protein, whose product is MARLYADENFPLPVVAFLRSFGHDVLTAKEAGKANQRIPDEDVLAFAVRTERGILTRNRRHFIRLHQLNPDHTGIVVCTEDPDFEKAAIEINKAILVQKTIKGKLIRVLRSNS
- a CDS encoding DUF433 domain-containing protein — encoded protein: MKTTITLKELERQILALNLTEKAEIIQILTQNLTNGSQGIKKTQGVCDGDACVGNTRIPIWSLVNNRCLGMSDASILEAFPDLTAADLVNAWAYADGHPDEISTAIRENEEIMLENGED
- a CDS encoding mechanosensitive ion channel family protein yields the protein MFNKIKLLSQPNTLKKGLLGQRLLLVILILLATCLISLPIKAQVFTLPDLTDTNNWLLRNDPSSIVSNCIRLDGLCLFKVVAPKSDISERVTVIEERLNQIIDLYLSKESPKIKIEQTIINNLPNIYITINEQKIRLMTVTSLDVNNEGIDPSTKASFIIEQLERGLQRAKQEREFIFLLSKGLISLGILGGIVIINFVLGYQINRFKHSQNKTRDLRNNQPISTVLIERQQWNIKEVKYRVLQLVQTAIWLGGIVLIVGLFPQTRIIRIWLFNILRIPAKLAIVGAGTYLLIRLSYALIAKLSAIIFSQDLLNLDINQRLQLRLTTLSLVSRSIITVIWVGVGTLVGLSVIGVNTAPLLTGLGILGVGVSLASQNLIRDGINGFFIIIEDQYAVGDMIEVGNFSGLVENINLRITQLRDSQGRLITIPNSEVKIVANLSSNWSRADLSIPIAYETDVDLALKIIKDVADKMRQDKILQQNILENPEILGVENFEERGLIIRVWIKTKPLKQWDVSREFRRRLKVEFDLQGLPLPQLKVWLNRI